One Deltaproteobacteria bacterium DNA segment encodes these proteins:
- a CDS encoding NAD(+)/NADH kinase: MERIGIIAKRNKPEAFKVVKDLIEWSKDKRVECFIDPEMAKFIRHPSLDKEQMPLSVDMVVVLGGDGTLLAAARTIQKRRVPILGVNLGGLGFLTAITLDELYPMLDNILRGDYKSDERMLLKARIWRKEKVIDEFTVLNDVVINKGALARIIELETSVDHEYLTTFRADGLIISTPTGSTGHSLSAGGPIVYPSLQCIIITPICPHTLTNRPIIVPEEATIRVTLCSKGEEVFLTLDGQVGFKMEVNDRVEVKKEEEFITLIKSPSKGYFEVLRTKLMWGGDIVSNR; the protein is encoded by the coding sequence ATGGAGCGGATAGGAATTATAGCCAAAAGAAACAAACCTGAGGCCTTTAAGGTAGTCAAAGACCTGATCGAATGGTCAAAAGACAAGCGGGTAGAGTGCTTCATCGATCCTGAGATGGCGAAATTCATCCGCCACCCCTCGCTGGACAAAGAACAGATGCCCCTATCCGTGGACATGGTGGTGGTCTTGGGAGGGGATGGAACCCTGCTGGCTGCAGCCCGCACGATCCAGAAGAGGCGAGTTCCCATCCTCGGGGTAAACCTCGGGGGATTGGGGTTTTTAACCGCGATCACCTTGGACGAACTCTACCCCATGTTGGACAACATTCTGCGGGGTGATTATAAAAGCGATGAACGTATGCTCCTAAAGGCCCGCATCTGGCGCAAAGAGAAGGTGATTGATGAGTTCACCGTCCTTAACGATGTAGTCATCAATAAGGGGGCCTTGGCCCGAATCATAGAATTGGAGACCAGTGTAGATCACGAATATCTTACCACCTTCCGAGCCGATGGCCTGATCATCTCTACACCCACCGGTTCTACCGGGCATTCGCTGTCAGCCGGCGGCCCCATCGTCTACCCCTCCCTCCAATGCATCATCATCACCCCTATTTGCCCTCACACCCTGACCAACAGGCCCATCATCGTCCCGGAGGAGGCCACCATCAGGGTAACCCTCTGCTCCAAGGGAGAGGAGGTCTTCCTCACCCTGGATGGTCAGGTGGGGTTCAAGATGGAGGTAAATGACAGGGTGGAGGTAAAGAAGGAGGAGGAGTTCATCACCCTCATCAAGTCCCCTTCCAAGGGCTATTTCGAAGTCCTGCGGACCAAGTTGATGTGGGGAGGGGATATCGTATCCAATCGTTAA